A window of the Lolium perenne isolate Kyuss_39 chromosome 7, Kyuss_2.0, whole genome shotgun sequence genome harbors these coding sequences:
- the LOC127312702 gene encoding cinnamoyl-CoA reductase 1: MEGAGRTTTTACVTGAGGFVASWLVKLLLSRGGSYAVHGTVRDPGDAKNAHLPALDGAAERLRLFKADLLDYGSMAAAVAGCDVVFHVACPVLANSTPNPEADLIAPAVTGTINVLKACSEAKVKRVVVVSSVSAVMVNPSWPEGKAMDEDCWSDVEYCRTTENWYCLAKTLAELEAFEYAKKSGLDVVTVCPSLVIGPLLQPTVNTSSSVIVDFLTGDHEVKTKIRNFVDVRDLADALVLVYENPEVSGRYVCNSHATKVSHVIDLLKSMYPAYKFASKFVQVSDEPSFSSRKLEMLGWKVRPLEETLRDGVESYRTAGVLD; this comes from the exons ATGGAGGGCGccgggaggacgacgacgacggcgtgcGTGACCGGCGCGGGCGGCTTCGTGGCCTCGTGGCTCGTCAAGCTGCTCCTCTCCCGCGGCGGCAGCTACGCCGTCCACGGCACCGTTCGCGACCCGG GCGACGCCAAGAACGCGCACCTGCCGGCGTTGGACGGCGCCGCGGAGAGGCTGCGGCTGTTCAAGGCCGACCTGCTGGACTACGGCAGCATGGCGGCGGCCGTCGCCGGCTGCGACGTCGTTTTCCATGTCGCCTGCCCCGTCCTCGCCAATTCCACCCCCAACCCCGAG GCTGATTTGATTGCTCCTGCTGTGACCGGCACGATTAATGTCCTCAAGGCATGCTCGGAGGCCAAGGTTAAGAGGGTTGTGGTGGTCTCTTCCGTCTCTGCTGTCATGGTGAATCCCAGCTGGCCTGAAGGCAAGGCCATGGATGAAGACTGCTGGTCTGACGTCGAGTACTGCAGGACGACCGAG AATTGGTACTGCCTTGCCAAAACACTAGCAGAGCTTGAGGCCTTCGAATACGCAAAGAAAAGCGGACTAGATGTTGTGACAGTCTGCCCATCCTTGGTGATCGGGCCCTTGTTGCAGCCTACAGTGAACACCAGCAGCTCGGTCATAGTTGATTTCTTGACAG GTGATCACGAGGTGAAGACTAAAATTCGAAACTTCGTAGATGTTCGGGACCTTGCCGATGCTCTTGTCCTGGTGTATGAAAACCCAGAGGTCTCCGGACGCTATGTATGCAATTCACATGCAACGAAGGTCTCTCATGTCATAGACCTGCTGAAGAGCATGTATCCCGCTTACAAATTTGCCAGCAA GTTTGTCCAAGTGAGTGATGAGCCTTCATTTAGTTCCAGAAAGCTCGAGATGCTGGGCTGGAAAGTCCGGCCACTTGAAGAGACCCTCAGGGATGGTGTCGAATCATACAGGACTGCAGGTGTCCTTGATTGA
- the LOC127312707 gene encoding AT-hook motif nuclear-localized protein 27-like has product MAAGSNKWWQDYPSQHDQLPPVSMPPAQDAPLAAFSPETKPPPPPPQQGQGPEAGAIVPLRRPRGRPMGSKNKPKPPVIITRDSPNALHSHILEVPPGADVVACVAEYARRRGRGVCVLGASGAVADVAVRGAAGPIPGRLELLSMTGTVLPPPAPAEASGLAVLLSAGQGQVVGGCIVGPLVAAGTVTLFAATFANAVYERLPLQDDAVDADVKPDLSNATDAALSQQVQAHLPLPMSQPMAMGAGYPDHRSPPYAWGGH; this is encoded by the coding sequence ATGGCCGCCGGCAGCAACAAGTGGTGGCAGGACTACCCGTCGCAGCACGACCAGCTGCCGCCGGTGTCCATGCCGCCGGCGCAAGACGCTCCCTTGGCGGCCTTCTCGCCCGAGaccaagccgccgccgccgccgccgcagcaggGCCAGGGGCCGGAGGCCGGCGCCATCGTGCCGCTGCGGCGGCCGCGGGGCCGGCCGATGGGGTCCAAGAACAAGCCCAAGCCGCCGGTGATCATCACGCGGGACAGCCCCAACGCGCTGCACTCCCACATCCTCGAGGTGCCCCCCGGCGCCGACGTCGTCGCCTGCGTCGCCGAGTACGCGCGCCGCCGCGGCCGCGGCGTCTGCGTGCTGGGCGCGTCGGGCGCCGTCGCCGACGTCGCCGTGCGCGGCGCGGCGGGCCCCATCCCGGGCCGCCTCGAGCTGCTCTCCATGACCGGCACCGTGCTCCCGCCCCCGGCCCCCGCCGAGGCGTCGGGCCTCGCCGTGCTGCTCTCCGCCGGGCAGGGCCAGGTCGTCGGCGGGTGCATCGTGGGGCCGCTCGTCGCCGCCGGCACCGTCACGCTCTTCGCCGCCACCTTCGCCAACGCCGTCTACGAGCGCCTCCCGCTCCAGGACGACGCCGTCGACGCCGACGTCAAGCCCGACCTCTCCAACGCCACCGACGCCGCCCTGTCCCAGCAAGTGCAGGCACATCTGCCGCTGCCGATGTCTCAGCCCATGGCCATGGGCGCCGGCTACCCCGACCACCGCTCGCCTCCGTACGCCTGGGGAGGCCATTGA